One Gloeobacter morelensis MG652769 DNA window includes the following coding sequences:
- a CDS encoding PliI family lysozyme inhibitor of I-type lysozyme translates to MKALLACVLAGLLLGTTLAAAGAAIRQEQIQFEKGKTSTIITGKLKGDQIVDYQLRASAGQSMATTFKPSNLSAYFNVLPPGSSDVAIFVGSVSGNRFKAELPTDGVYTIRVYLMRSAARRNETANYTLEVGIAGRGKTAAAASKASPVTGLPFDRTLELQGIRFHVTSANEGSANTLRIVPANLEIDNSPIERTINGTVTGAEVADLNVDGSPEIYIYITSAGSGSYGSLVAYSVNRRKSLSEVYLPPLTQDKVASKGYMGQDEFAVVESALVQRFPVYRDTDTNAKPTGSTRQLQYKLVPGEASWILKVDRVVEY, encoded by the coding sequence ATGAAGGCATTGCTTGCTTGTGTGCTGGCCGGTTTGCTTCTCGGAACCACACTCGCTGCAGCCGGGGCGGCCATTCGACAGGAACAAATCCAGTTTGAGAAGGGTAAAACCAGTACCATCATCACAGGCAAGCTCAAGGGCGATCAGATCGTCGACTATCAGTTACGCGCCAGCGCGGGACAATCGATGGCCACCACCTTCAAGCCGAGTAACCTGTCGGCGTATTTCAACGTGCTGCCTCCTGGTTCATCAGACGTGGCGATATTCGTAGGCTCCGTCTCCGGCAATCGTTTCAAGGCCGAGCTGCCCACCGACGGGGTGTACACGATCCGCGTCTACCTGATGCGCAGTGCAGCCCGGCGCAACGAAACTGCAAATTACACGCTCGAGGTGGGCATTGCAGGCAGGGGCAAGACAGCCGCTGCAGCATCGAAAGCATCGCCCGTAACCGGCCTGCCTTTCGACAGGACGCTTGAACTGCAGGGCATCCGATTTCACGTTACAAGTGCAAATGAAGGCTCGGCCAACACGCTTCGCATCGTTCCGGCCAATCTCGAAATCGATAATTCGCCGATCGAGCGGACGATCAATGGAACGGTCACGGGTGCTGAGGTGGCAGACCTGAATGTGGATGGCTCACCAGAGATTTATATCTATATTACTTCCGCAGGTAGCGGGTCGTACGGTTCGTTGGTGGCGTACTCGGTAAATCGGCGCAAATCGCTCAGCGAAGTCTACCTGCCTCCCTTAACACAGGACAAAGTGGCTTCAAAAGGCTACATGGGGCAGGACGAGTTCGCTGTGGTTGAGAGTGCTCTCGTCCAGCGCTTTCCTGTTTACCGCGATACCGACACCAACGCCAAACCCACCGGCAGTACTCGGCAGCTTCAGTACAAGCTCGTTCCCGGCGAGGCAAGCTG